Below is a window of Streptomyces qaidamensis DNA.
CGAAGTCCAGGCTCGTGGTCGTCGTGAAGTTCGGCTGGGTGAACATCATCGACGGCACCTTCGTCAGGTCCGTGTGCCGGAAGCCGCCGATGTCACCGAGCGCGCTCAGCAGCGGGGCGCCGGACGGGGGAGAGGCCAGGTCGTTGACCGCCGTCTCCTCCAGGCCCCGGACCATCGGCTTGATGGTGAACTTGCCGCCGCCGTCCCAGTTCCCCAGGTTCTCCGTGCCGTAGATCGTCGCACCCGTCCCGTACATCATCCGGTTCGAGTCGAACGGGTCGATCTCCAGGGCCTCGGTCATCCACCCCAGCTTCGGCGTCTGCTCGGGCGGTTGCGGATTCGCGCCCCAGGTCAGCCACGGCGAGGACGAGACGTCCATCGTGTAGCGGTTCTCGCGGTTCGGATACGACGTGTAGTCCCACGCCCTGGTCCAGGTCGCGCCGCTGTCCGTGGAGCGGAAGATCTGCGTGTCGGGCCACCATGCGCTGTACGCGGTCGCCATGACCGTGCCCGGCTTCTGCCGGTCCACCGTCAGCCCGCTGAAGCCGTAGAAGGTGTCGGCCTCCGCCACCGGGCTGATGTTCGTCCACGCCCCGGTGCCGGTCGCGTACCGCCACATCTGGCCCTTGCCGCCGTCGTACGGCCCGCCCTTGTCGCTGTAGGCGAGGTAGAGGTGGCCGTTCTTCGCGTCCAGGACGCCCTTGTGCGCCAGGTGCCCGGTGGGCTGCCCGGCCAGCCGCTGCCAGGTCGCGCCCGCGTCCGTCGACCGGTACACCGCGTTGTCCTTGTCGGCGACCCCTACGTAGATCGTCTTCGTGGCGTTCCCGGCGGTGCCCGTGGACTCGTCGAAGGTGACCCAGACGATGCCCTGGTTGTCGGACGAGTAGCCGCTCGTGTCGCTCGGGTCCTGTGCGTAGTTGCCGACGTTGGGGAAGTTCGTCACCTGCGACCAGGTCACGCCCGAGTCCGTCGACCGCCAGAGCCCCTTGCCGCTGGGCGCGCCCAGGTACAGCACGCTGTTCCGGTTCGGGTCGACGGCCAGCCGCTCGCCCATGCCCCGCCCCGGCATGTTGCCGCCCAGTTTGAACGGCAGGTTCGCCTTCCGCCAGCTCGCGCCCCGGTCGGAGGAGCGCATGACGGCGCCGTTCTTCGGGTCCCAGCTGTTCGTGTACGTCCCGACCGCCGCGTACACCCGGTTCGGATCGACGGAGTCGGACGCGATGCTGACGACGCCCGTGTGCCCCCAGTCGTCCCACCCGACCGAGTCCAGCAGCGGCGTCCAGGTCTTGGAGGACTCCTGCCAGCGGTAGGCACCGCCGATGTCCGTGCGTGCGTAGGCCAGGTTCTTCTCGGAGCGGTTGAAGACGATGCCGGGTACGAACCCGCCCCCGTCGATCCGGGCGTTCTTCCAGGTGTACGTGTCGGCGGCGAGCTTCGGCGCCGGAGGATCGGCGGCCAGGGCACTGGGCGCGCCCGACAACAGCCCGGCCGCCAGTGCCAGCACGGCCGTGAGGATGCGGGTTCTTCGCACGGTGGGGGTCCTTCCGTGAGGGGGGACGTGCGAGGGCCGGGCGGCTCCCGTGCGGGTGGAGCCGCCCGGCCGTGGTGGCCCCGCGTCAGGTGCAGGGCCACGTACGCAGAGCTTCGGACGCTGCTTCGGGGGCGCGGGGAACTGCGCGACCAGTCACCTACGGCCCGCAGATCACCGCGGCCCAACCCGCGGAGCGCCCGGCGGGGTTATTCGAGAAGCTCCGCGTACGAGCCCATGGCCAAGGCGATGTCCGCCTGAGCCCAGAACCGGTGATACGTGAACGACGGCACCGCGCCGCCCGCGAGATAACTCTCGATCTTCGACCAGGCGGGGTCGTCCTCGTAGAAGGACCGGATCGAGTCGAACGTGGACGACGAGTTGATCGCGTCACCGTTCGGCATCGTGCCCGTCCAGCCGCTCGGGATGTGCACCGGGTCGTCGAACCGGTTGTAGTCGGCCCGGTTCTCCGGAACGGCGATCCCGAGATCGGTCTGGTGGTTCGCCCACATGCCGTCCAGCAGCTTCTTCGCCGCCGCCGCGGCCTCCGTGTCACCGGAGCGGTCCGCGTAGTACGTCAGGGTCTTGGCGTACGCGGCCGCCACGCCGACGTCGTTGGTGTAGTCGGCGACGGTGACGTGCAGCCCGCTGTTGGAGCCGGGGCTGGAGGCGTTCCAGGTGTCGGGCTGGCCCGACCACTGCAACGTCGACGGGATGCGGTAGGTGCCGTCCGGGTTGAACGTGGTCTTGGACAGCGCCCAGTCGACCCACTTGTCGAGGACCGCCTTGGCCTTCGCGTTCCCCGTCTGCTGGTACAGCTCGGCGACCCGCTCCACGGACCACGCCTGGAAGCCGAACCACTGGTTGGACGGCGGGTCGTGGTACACGGGCTTCTCGTCGTAGTACATGCCGTAGAACGTCGACTTCCCGGCGGGCGGGGTGGCGTACCGGCCCGCCCAGCTGTTGGTCGCGCCTCCGGCGATGGCGCCCTCGTCCGACTGCAGCCAGCGGTAGAACTCCAGCTGCCGGTCCATGGACTTGGCCCAGTCCGCCGCGCCCGTCGCCGACTTCGGCTTCAGCGGCGCGTAGTTGCCGAGCGCGTAGGCCGCGAGGGGGTTCTGGTAGCCGCCGTGGGCGTGGCTGGAGCCGATGCGCCAGGCCCAGCCGGCACTGGTGTCGGTGGCGCCGCCCCAGGCGTAGTACCAGGACATCAGGTAGAACGAGGCGTCCTTGCCGGTGCCCGCCGGGCAGGTCGAGGGCCCGACGCAGTTGCCGACCTTCTTGAAGTACTTGTCGAACATCGAGTACCGCAGGTAGTCACCCATCTTGGCCGCCTTGGCGACCGTCCCGGAGACCTGCCCGCCCTTGCCCTGCTCCTTCGCCCACAGGTCCGCCCAGTAGGCGGCCTGCACGGCCCGCGCGTCGGCGTCCGGAGCGTTGGTGAACTTCCACTGCTTGGCGTAGGAGGCGTCCCCGGTGAACAGGTCCAGGTAGCCGTTCTTGCCGCCGTACTTGAAGGCGTCACAGGTCGGCTGCGGCACCGTCTCCCACACCGACTCCTGCGCGCCGCGCTGGAAGGTGTTGATGTACGACGGGCCGGTGTCCGACGGGCCCGCCTCGCACTTGCCGGGCGAGTTGCCGTAGCCGTACACGTTGTCGACGTCCTGGAGCCAGTGCATGCCGTAGACGTCGTCCGTGCCGTAGGCGCTCTTCAGCTCGCCCGCGATCGGGTCCGGGCCGACCGAGACGCCGGTGTCGAGCTTGGCCGGGTACTCGTTCGGCGTGTCCAGCTCGGGGGCGTAGGTGGCCGGTTTGGAGGGGTTGTAGAAGGAGTTGGTCGGCTGGTCGGCCTTGGTGGGGATCATGTACTTCTCCATGAGGTCCCACGCGCCGTTGAACTTCGACCAGTCACCCGTCACCTTGCCGTACATGGCCTGGAGCCACAGGAGGTAGCTGTACGCCTCCGACGTGGTCTCGTGGCCGTGGTCCGGCGCCTCGACGATCAGCGTCTCGACCGAGTGGTAGGGAATGCCCTCGGGGGAGAAGTAGCCGTTCGCCGGGTTGGTGATCTTCCCGTACAGCTCCAGGAAACGGGCGTCGTAGACCTTCGCCGCCGCCAGCTGGGTCACGGTGACCGAGGCCTTGGCGTGGCCCGCCGCCGTCGACTCGAACACGGCCGACCCGGTACCGGAGTTCGCGGCCGCGACGGTCACCTTCTGCGCGGTGTTCCAGTTCTGCGGCGTGAACGTCAGTGAGGCGCCGGCCGAGACCGAGAGCCCGGAGTTGCCGCTCGCACGGGCCGAGGTCACCGTCACGTTCGCGGAGGGCTGCTTGGACAGCTTGACCTCATAGGTGCCCGACTTGCCGGACTGGACGCCCAGTTGCAGCGGCGAGGCCACGACGGTCGGGCCGGCGGCGACGGTGATGCCGACCGGCGTCGAATCGGCGGAGGCGCCCATGCTGTCGTACGCCTTCGCCACCAGGGAATGGCTGCCCACGGCCAGGTCCGAGACGGAGAGCGCGTAGGGCGCGCTCGCGTCCGTGCCGAGCAGCTTGGTGTCGTCGTAGAACTCCACCTTGCTGATCGTGGCGTTGTCCGCGGCTGCGGCGGTGGCCGCCAGCGGCACCGCCTGGCCCTGGGTGTACACCGCGCCCGCGCTCGGGCTGGTCAGCACGGCGATCGGCGGCTGGTGCGCGCCGGTGCAGGGGGTGCCGTTGACGGAGAAGGACGTCGGCGCGGTGTTGCCGCCGCTGTAGGAGAACTGGGCGCCGGTGGAGACGGCGGCACCCGCGGCGACCCGCGCGTTGTGGGAGGCGTTCTTGACGGTGACGTTCTGGCCGGACTGCGACCAGGTGCCGTTCCAGCCGTTGCCCAGCTTCTGGTTGCCGGAGTAGGCGTAGGTCAGCGTCCAGCCGTCGATGACGTCCGTGCCGCGGTTGGTGAGGGTCAGGTCCACCGTGAAACCGGAGCCCCAGTCGTTCGTCTTGTAGTCGACACTGCACTGAAGTGCCGCCGCCTGGGCGGGAGTCGATCCTGAGGAGAGCATCGTCAACGGAAGCGCGAGAGCTGCGAGGGCTGCGGTCCACAGCCGCCGCACCGCTCGGCGTCTCCGGGGTGGGGGATGCATGGTGCTGGTTCCTCCTTGCGGCTCGGAGAAGTCAAGGCTTGAACCAGTGGGAGCGCTCCCATAGTGCGGACACGTCAGGTACCGGTCAAGGTCTTCGAAGAGTCGAAAACATTCGACGCCGGGAGTTGAGCGAAAGTCAGTGACTCCCCTGTTCTTTGCCGACACTTGGCGCTACCTTCCTTGACACCAGTGGGAGCGGTTCCATCAGTCGACGCGTCCGTCACGACGCACCCGGCCTGCAAGGAGTCGCTCATGCGACACCCCTCGCGTTCAGTACTTTTAGCCGCCGCCCATGCGGTCGTCCCCGGCTGCGCGAGTGCCGGTGCCGGGTTCCTCACGTCGTTGTCGGAGCGCGCCCTGAACGGCTGACACCCCCACCACCGAAAGGGAAACCCGCACTCATGAGCCGTACGAGAACAGCGTTACTGGCCGCCATGGCCCTGGTCGCCGGAGCGACCGGAACCGCCTTCGCCGTCGACCCGGGCGCCGCCGGCGTCGCCGCCGTCCCCTGCACCGTCGACTACAAGATCCAGAACGAGTGGAGCACCGGCTTCACCGCCGCCGTGACCATCACGAACAACAGCGCCGCCAAGTCGTCGTGGTCGCTGAAGTGGTCCTACGCCGGCAACCAGAAGGTCACCAGCGGCTGGAACGCCAAGCTGAGCCAGAGCGGTGCCGCCGTCACCGCGGCCAACGAGACCTACAACGCCCAGCTCGCGACCGGCAGTTCGGTCAGCTTCGGCTTCCAGGGCAGCTACAGCGGCAGCAACGCGATCCCGGCCACCTTCACTCTCGACGGCGTGACCTGCAACGTCGACGGCGGCCCCGGCGGTCCCACGGATCCGCCGGACCCGGGCGGCCCGGGCAACCGGGTGAACAACCCCTACGATGGCGCCAAGGTGTACGTGAACCCCGAGTGGTCCGCGAACGCCGCCGCCGAGCCGGGCGGCAGCCGGATCGCCAACCAGCCGACCGGTGTCTGGCTGGACCGGATCGCCGCGATCAACGGCGCCGGCGGCAAGATGGGCCTGCGCGCCCACCTCGACGAGGCGCTGCGGCAGAAGGGCTCCGGCGAGCTCGTCGTCCAGCTCGTGATCTACAACCTGCCCGGCCGTGACTGCGCCGCCCTCGCCTCCAACGGCGAGCTGAAGGCCGACGAGATCGGCCGCTACAAGACGGAGTACATCGACCCGATCAAGGCGATCCTCGCCGACTCGAAGTACTCCTCGCTGCGGATCGTCACCACCGTCGAGATCGACTCGCTGCCGAACCTCGTCACCAACACCGGCAGCCGCGCGACGGCCACCCCGCAGTGCGACGTGATGAAGGCCAACGGCAACTACGTCAAGGGCGTCGGCTACGCGCTGAACAAGCTCGGCGACGTGCCGAACGTCTACAACTACGTCGACGCGGGCCACCACGGCTGGA
It encodes the following:
- a CDS encoding cellulose binding domain-containing protein; translated protein: MRRTRILTAVLALAAGLLSGAPSALAADPPAPKLAADTYTWKNARIDGGGFVPGIVFNRSEKNLAYARTDIGGAYRWQESSKTWTPLLDSVGWDDWGHTGVVSIASDSVDPNRVYAAVGTYTNSWDPKNGAVMRSSDRGASWRKANLPFKLGGNMPGRGMGERLAVDPNRNSVLYLGAPSGKGLWRSTDSGVTWSQVTNFPNVGNYAQDPSDTSGYSSDNQGIVWVTFDESTGTAGNATKTIYVGVADKDNAVYRSTDAGATWQRLAGQPTGHLAHKGVLDAKNGHLYLAYSDKGGPYDGGKGQMWRYATGTGAWTNISPVAEADTFYGFSGLTVDRQKPGTVMATAYSAWWPDTQIFRSTDSGATWTRAWDYTSYPNRENRYTMDVSSSPWLTWGANPQPPEQTPKLGWMTEALEIDPFDSNRMMYGTGATIYGTENLGNWDGGGKFTIKPMVRGLEETAVNDLASPPSGAPLLSALGDIGGFRHTDLTKVPSMMFTQPNFTTTTSLDFAESNPNTVVRTGNLDSGPHIAFSTDNGANWFAGTDPSGVSGGGTVAAAADGSRFVWSPEGAGVHHATGFGTSWQASGGIPAGAIVEADRVDPKTFYGFKSGKFYVSTDGGATFKASPATGLPSGDSVRFKALPGGKGDVWLAGGATDGAYGLWHSTDGGASFTKLPDVEQADTVGFGKAAPGASYQTLYTSAKIGGVRGIFRSTDKGASWTRINDDAHQWGWTGAAITGDPRVYGRVYVSTNGRGVVYGDSSGGGTTDPGPGPDPAPTGACKVTYKVTSQWAGGFQADVQLANTGTSAWNGWSLNWAFPDGQKLTQAWNAEAAQSGSAVTAKNVGWNGNVAAGSSVSFGFTANWSGTNTKPTTFRLGEQTCATA
- a CDS encoding glycoside hydrolase family 48 protein, whose product is MHPPPRRRRAVRRLWTAALAALALPLTMLSSGSTPAQAAALQCSVDYKTNDWGSGFTVDLTLTNRGTDVIDGWTLTYAYSGNQKLGNGWNGTWSQSGQNVTVKNASHNARVAAGAAVSTGAQFSYSGGNTAPTSFSVNGTPCTGAHQPPIAVLTSPSAGAVYTQGQAVPLAATAAAADNATISKVEFYDDTKLLGTDASAPYALSVSDLAVGSHSLVAKAYDSMGASADSTPVGITVAAGPTVVASPLQLGVQSGKSGTYEVKLSKQPSANVTVTSARASGNSGLSVSAGASLTFTPQNWNTAQKVTVAAANSGTGSAVFESTAAGHAKASVTVTQLAAAKVYDARFLELYGKITNPANGYFSPEGIPYHSVETLIVEAPDHGHETTSEAYSYLLWLQAMYGKVTGDWSKFNGAWDLMEKYMIPTKADQPTNSFYNPSKPATYAPELDTPNEYPAKLDTGVSVGPDPIAGELKSAYGTDDVYGMHWLQDVDNVYGYGNSPGKCEAGPSDTGPSYINTFQRGAQESVWETVPQPTCDAFKYGGKNGYLDLFTGDASYAKQWKFTNAPDADARAVQAAYWADLWAKEQGKGGQVSGTVAKAAKMGDYLRYSMFDKYFKKVGNCVGPSTCPAGTGKDASFYLMSWYYAWGGATDTSAGWAWRIGSSHAHGGYQNPLAAYALGNYAPLKPKSATGAADWAKSMDRQLEFYRWLQSDEGAIAGGATNSWAGRYATPPAGKSTFYGMYYDEKPVYHDPPSNQWFGFQAWSVERVAELYQQTGNAKAKAVLDKWVDWALSKTTFNPDGTYRIPSTLQWSGQPDTWNASSPGSNSGLHVTVADYTNDVGVAAAYAKTLTYYADRSGDTEAAAAAKKLLDGMWANHQTDLGIAVPENRADYNRFDDPVHIPSGWTGTMPNGDAINSSSTFDSIRSFYEDDPAWSKIESYLAGGAVPSFTYHRFWAQADIALAMGSYAELLE
- a CDS encoding glycoside hydrolase family 6 protein, producing MSRTRTALLAAMALVAGATGTAFAVDPGAAGVAAVPCTVDYKIQNEWSTGFTAAVTITNNSAAKSSWSLKWSYAGNQKVTSGWNAKLSQSGAAVTAANETYNAQLATGSSVSFGFQGSYSGSNAIPATFTLDGVTCNVDGGPGGPTDPPDPGGPGNRVNNPYDGAKVYVNPEWSANAAAEPGGSRIANQPTGVWLDRIAAINGAGGKMGLRAHLDEALRQKGSGELVVQLVIYNLPGRDCAALASNGELKADEIGRYKTEYIDPIKAILADSKYSSLRIVTTVEIDSLPNLVTNTGSRATATPQCDVMKANGNYVKGVGYALNKLGDVPNVYNYVDAGHHGWIGWDDNFAPSATLFKEAASAEGATVNDVHGFITNTANYSALKEDHFSISDNVAGKSVRESKWVDWNRYVDELSFAQAFRNQLVSVGFNSGIGMLIDTSRNGWGGTARPAGPGAQTSVDTYVDGGRYDRRINPGNWCNQSGAGLGERPQASPAAGIDAYVWMKPPGESDGASKEIPNPEGKGFDRMCDPTYEGNPRNNNNMSGALPDAPISGHWFSAQFRQLMQNAYPPLS